The genomic window CAATCGGGTTTAGTTCATATTTCTGATACTCTAATTAATAATTTCCAGGATATTGAGGATCGAAATCAAGGCATCGCCTTACCTGGAATTCCCTGCGGATTTTACGATTTAGATGCCATGACCAGCGGCTTTCAACGTTCTGATTTGATTATTGTCGCTGGCCGCCCATCAATGGGAAAAACGGCCTTTTGCTTGAACCTAGCTCATAACATCGCCGCTTCTTATAAATTACCAGTTGCTGTTTTCAGCTTGGAAATGTCCAAAGAGCAACTGACGCAACGGCTATTAGCTAGTGAGGCGCAAATTGAAAGTACTTATCTCCGGACTGGACGCCTGAGCCAAACACAGTGGGAACCTTTAAGCCGTGCTATTGGTATCCTCTCAGAGATGCCAATTTATATTGACGACACGCCGAATATTACAGTTACACAAATGCGTAGTCAGGCAAGAAGACTGCAAGCAGAAGTTGGAACTGAATTAGGATTAATTGTAATAGATTACTTACAATTGATGGAAGGAGCAGGCGATAATCGAGTTCAAGAATTATCAAAAATCACGCGTCAACTTAAAGGTTTAGCACGCGAATTATCTGTACCAGTTATTGCTTTATCTCAGTTGAGTCGAGGGGTGGAAGCGCGTACTAATAAGCGTCCGATGTTGTCAGATTTGAGAGAGTCTGGTTGTTTAGCAGGCGATACTTTGGTGACATTATCAGATAGCGGACTGCAAGTAGCAATTAAGGAATTAGCAGGTAGATCTGGTTTTGCAATTTGGGCGTTGAACGAAGCTACAATGCAGCTAGAAAAGGCAATTGTTAGCAATGCTTTTTCCACTGGTATAAAGCCTCTGTTTACTTTAACAACTCGATTGGGTAGAAAAATCCGTGCTACAGGTAATCACAAGTTTTTAACAATTAATGGCTGGAAGAGACTTGATGAATTAAGTCCTAAACAACATCTATGTTTACCAAGACATCTCCCCAGTCCTGGTAAACAAACCATGACTTATGCCGAAGTTGCATTATTAGGGCATTTAATTGGCGACGGTTGTACATTGCCACGTCATGCCATACAGTACACTACCAGAGAGATAGATTTAGCTCAGAATGTTGCTTTCTTGGCAACAGAAGTTTTTGGAGATTCAATTGTTCCTAGAATTTCACCTGAACGTGGGTGGTATCAAGTTTACTTATCCGCAGCACAGAATCTAACTCATCGTGTGAGAAATCCAATAGCCAAATGGTTAGACTCTCTCGGTGTTTTTGGTTTAAGGTCTTATGAAAAATTTGTACCTCAAGAATTGTTCTCACAACCCCAAGAGTCAATAGGTTGCTTTCTAAGACACCTTTGGAGTACAGATGGCTGTATAAAATTGCTTGCAGGAAAAAACTTAAGACCTATTGCATATTATGCAACGAGTAGTCAGAGACTAGCTTTTGATATACAGACACTTTTGTTAAGACTTGGCATTAACGCAACACTGAGGATAGTTCCTCAAGTTGGGAAAGGCAGAAATCA from Nostoc sp. UHCC 0926 includes these protein-coding regions:
- a CDS encoding replicative DNA helicase, with product MAEELSFQGDGSDRLPPQNIEAEEAILGGILLDPEAISRVSDRLLPEAFYISAHKDIYQAAVRLHAQGKPTDLLSVTSWLTDHEILARIGGRNKLATLVDRTVSAVNIDALAGLVMEKYLRRQLIKAGNEIVHLGYETETELPTVLDQAEQKVFGVTQERPQSGLVHISDTLINNFQDIEDRNQGIALPGIPCGFYDLDAMTSGFQRSDLIIVAGRPSMGKTAFCLNLAHNIAASYKLPVAVFSLEMSKEQLTQRLLASEAQIESTYLRTGRLSQTQWEPLSRAIGILSEMPIYIDDTPNITVTQMRSQARRLQAEVGTELGLIVIDYLQLMEGAGDNRVQELSKITRQLKGLARELSVPVIALSQLSRGVEARTNKRPMLSDLRESGCLAGDTLVTLSDSGLQVAIKELAGRSGFAIWALNEATMQLEKAIVSNAFSTGIKPLFTLTTRLGRKIRATGNHKFLTINGWKRLDELSPKQHLCLPRHLPSPGKQTMTYAEVALLGHLIGDGCTLPRHAIQYTTREIDLAQNVAFLATEVFGDSIVPRISPERGWYQVYLSAAQNLTHRVRNPIAKWLDSLGVFGLRSYEKFVPQELFSQPQESIGCFLRHLWSTDGCIKLLAGKNLRPIAYYATSSQRLAFDIQTLLLRLGINATLRIVPQVGKGRNQYHVIITGKPDLQLFIIHVGAVGEYKLRSLQDIFQHLENSIHNPNRDIIPKDVWKIEVVPAMQALGFTTRILQASIGVSFCGSTLYKVNLSRERALKVGNIVQSSKLVTLAKSDVYWDEILSIEYSGEEEVFDLTVPGLHNFVANNIIVHNSIEQDADLVIMLYRDEYYSPDTPDRGIAEVIIAKHRNGPTGTAKLLFNPQFTKFQNLKI